TGTTGGACAGCAAAGACCCGCAACCCATTGTGATCGACGAAGTCGCCGGACAAATGGTATCTTTGTGGTGGCTCCCAGTAAACATTCCCGTTTATCTGGCGGCTTTCCTTTTGTTCCGGCTCTTCGATATCCTTAAACCCTTCCCCATCAATCGCGTAGATCGCAGTGTCCGCGGCGGCTGGGGTGTCATGTTTGACGATATCCTGGCGGGATTGTTTACCGCGGGAATCATCCACCTGTTGTTATTTATTTTCCACCAACCGGCCTGAAGCCGCGTCAACATTGTCATGTAAATCCGGAAAGGGTTATAATCAATCTTTCTACTCAACCAACAGGAGGTTTTCATGAAACGCACATTGATTCCAGCATTTACGGTTATCCTTTGCATGGGTATGATCCTTACAGCCATGCCGGACGAACCCAACAAAGTCCGTTATGTGCCTTATTCAACGGATCCCGTACTGGAACAGATCCGTGACCACTTCACGGCTTTAGAGAAACAGCGGCAGGAAGAAACCTGCAAAATCCAGCAGCGACATCGAAAAGAGAAGATGGAACAGCGAAAGCAACGCCGTAACATGAAATCCGATTTTTCCGGCGTTTATCCCCCCGCCTCACCGGAAGCGTTTACACGCATTTTCCATTTCCCCCCCCAGGCTCAATACATGACATCCACTTGCTGGAGTTTCTGTACCACCTCGTTTTACGAGAGCGAAATTTTCCGCTTGACCGGTAAAAAAATCAAACTGTCGGAAATGTGGACTCCCTACTGGGAACTTCTGGCCAAGTGCCGCGGCTATATCCGTGAACGGGGAAACTCATACGTGGCCGGAGGCGGCCAGGCCAACGCCTTTCAGCGCATCTGGAAAGAACACGGCGTGGTCCCG
The genomic region above belongs to Candidatus Aminicenantes bacterium and contains:
- a CDS encoding phosphatidylglycerophosphatase A, which translates into the protein MKSPWLTISTFFNIGYLPLAPGSWASLIAAAILFAAAKLLNPASFLWLPLATLPIIIVGVYASSRAEKLLDSKDPQPIVIDEVAGQMVSLWWLPVNIPVYLAAFLLFRLFDILKPFPINRVDRSVRGGWGVMFDDILAGLFTAGIIHLLLFIFHQPA